One Terriglobia bacterium DNA window includes the following coding sequences:
- a CDS encoding 50S ribosomal protein L23, whose protein sequence is MKTAHSILKLPLITEKSTFEKEKLQTLTFKVARNANKIEIKNAVEQIFKVKVASVRTANFHGKVRRQGRFSGRKPDWKKAYVTLKKGEKMFEFSEMV, encoded by the coding sequence ATGAAGACAGCACACAGCATCCTGAAACTGCCGTTGATCACCGAAAAGAGCACCTTCGAAAAGGAAAAGCTCCAAACCCTGACTTTCAAGGTGGCGCGCAACGCGAACAAGATCGAGATCAAGAACGCGGTCGAGCAGATATTCAAGGTGAAGGTCGCAAGCGTCCGCACTGCCAACTTTCACGGCAAGGTGCGTCGCCAGGGTCGTTTCTCGGGCCGTAAGCCCGACTGGAAGAAGGCGTACGTGACGTTGAAGAAGGGCGAAAAGATGTTCGAATTCTCCGAGATGGTTTGA